GGCCGCGTTCGGGCACGACTACGGCCAGGCCTCGGGCGCCAGCAGCCACCGCACCACGCTGGTGACGCTGGCGGCGGTGTTGATCATCCTGCTGCTGGTGTACCGCGCGCCGCTGGCGGCGCTGGTTCCCCTGGCGGCGATCAGCGCCGCGGCCGTCATTTCACTGAAGATTCTCGACGTCCTCCAGACCCTGGGCATGCCCTTGGGCACGCCCGAGCGAATCTTCGTGATGGTGCTGCTGTACGGGGCCGGCACCGATTACGCGCTGCTGTACATCAGCCGCTACCGCGAGACGCTCGACGCGCACGCGGCGCCGCTGCGAGCGGCCGCCGAGGCGCTGCGGGGGACGTTCTCGGCTATCTTCGCCAGCGGCATCACCGACGCCCTGAGCATCCTGACGCTGAGCTTCGTGTCGTTCGTGATCTTCCGCAGCACCGGACCGGCGGTGGCCATCGCCCTGGTCGTGGCGATGACCGCGGCACTGACCCTGGTGCCGGCCATCGTCGCGGTGCTGGGGCGGCGACTGTTCTGGCCCGTTTCACAGACCCCCGCCGTCAGCCGCAAGGTCTGGCCCTTCGTCGCGCGGGTGGTCATCGCCCGCCCGCTGCCGATCCTGCTGGTGACGGTGGCGCTGATGGCGATCCCCGCCGCACGGGCGCTGGATATCACCTGGGTGTACGACACGCTGGCCGACCTGCGCGGCGATTATGAATCGCCCAAGGGGCTGCTGGCGGCGCAGCGCCACTGGCCGCGCGGCGAGACCGGCCCGGTCACTGCCGTCATCGAGGCCCCGGCGCCGCTGACGCGGGCGAAGTGGACCGCCCACAGCAAGACCCTGTCCGATGCCATGCTCAAGCTGACCGACGGAGGCGCCCGCATCGCCGGAAACATCCGAAGCCTCAGCAGCCCCGTCGGCGTCAACAGCGGAGGCACGCTCACCACCCTGCTGCTGCGCCTGGCGGACAAGGCCATCGCCGGAGAATATCTCAGCGACGACGGCAGAGCCATGCGCATGGTCCTGGTGCTCGATGAGGCCCCGCTGACGCTGGCGGCGATGGGCCACGTCGACATGATCCAGAAAACCCTAGATGCCCAGGCCGCCTCCGCTCTGGGCGGACGCGTCTACCTGACCGGACCGACTGCGCAGATGCTGGCCGTCAAGACCGTCACGCGCAGCGACTTCCACATGATCGTCCCGATGGTCCTGGGCGTCATCTTCACCGTCGTGCTGTGCCTGCTGCGCGACGTGCTGCTGACGCTGTTCATGGTCGCCACCACCGTCCTGACATACCTGGCCACGCTGGGCATCAGCTACTGGGTCTTCGTCGCCCTGCTCGGGGCAGAAGGGCTGGATTGGAAAGTCCAGGTCTTCCTGTTCATCGTCGTCACGGCCGTCGGGGTCGACTACAACATCTTCCTGGCCGCGAGGCTCTTCCAGGAAGCCCGCCGCCACAGCCCCCTCGACGCCGTCCGCGAAGCCATCATCCACACCGGACCGGTCATCTCCTCGTGCGGGCTGATCATGGCCGCCACGCTGGGCAGCCTGCTCAGCGGCGACCTTGCCCTGCTGATCCAACTGGGCTTCGCCTTCGCCCTGGGGATGCTGCTGGACACGTTCGTCGTGCGCCCCCTGGTGCTGCCGAGCTTCGTCGTCCTGACCGGGAGACTTCACCGCAGGCAACGCGAAGATCGCAGAGAAGATGAAACGCTGCCTTCCGCCGCGGAGACCATTGCCTGATCGGGCTTCTCACGAATCATGGGACCTGTCCCCAGTGGCCGGCAAGGCCCCCGTGGCCGGCAAGGCCTTGTACATTCCTTGCACTCGCCACGGGCGTATTCTATGGAGTGCGGCAGCCGTAGCTGCCGCTTTGGAAGTTTCTCCAAGCCGGCGCCCGCAGGATTCGTCAACGAGTCCCCCAATAACGCGA
The sequence above is a segment of the Planctomycetaceae bacterium genome. Coding sequences within it:
- a CDS encoding MMPL family transporter encodes the protein MIADIVIKCRWGFIAFWIALTAALLFWTAPVEPGTSEVRSYLPESSPYSQALAVTERYFPRMAAQSEAVIVLERRKGALTPADLAAVEAMASSIRTRLPQYAVRSPGAIALPQGSNPLISPAGSDGQAALLMVNVQANFITIAATRAVEAIRQDLLAAKLPAGLTAHITGSAAFGHDYGQASGASSHRTTLVTLAAVLIILLLVYRAPLAALVPLAAISAAAVISLKILDVLQTLGMPLGTPERIFVMVLLYGAGTDYALLYISRYRETLDAHAAPLRAAAEALRGTFSAIFASGITDALSILTLSFVSFVIFRSTGPAVAIALVVAMTAALTLVPAIVAVLGRRLFWPVSQTPAVSRKVWPFVARVVIARPLPILLVTVALMAIPAARALDITWVYDTLADLRGDYESPKGLLAAQRHWPRGETGPVTAVIEAPAPLTRAKWTAHSKTLSDAMLKLTDGGARIAGNIRSLSSPVGVNSGGTLTTLLLRLADKAIAGEYLSDDGRAMRMVLVLDEAPLTLAAMGHVDMIQKTLDAQAASALGGRVYLTGPTAQMLAVKTVTRSDFHMIVPMVLGVIFTVVLCLLRDVLLTLFMVATTVLTYLATLGISYWVFVALLGAEGLDWKVQVFLFIVVTAVGVDYNIFLAARLFQEARRHSPLDAVREAIIHTGPVISSCGLIMAATLGSLLSGDLALLIQLGFAFALGMLLDTFVVRPLVLPSFVVLTGRLHRRQREDRREDETLPSAAETIA